One Spiroplasma sp. NBRC 100390 DNA window includes the following coding sequences:
- the ffh gene encoding signal recognition particle protein has translation MMIGDFLANRLKKSIEKNMKKSTLTSDAISETMREIRLALLEADVNNEVVKDFIKAVETKARGEYISDGLNASQMMVKIVHEELVNIFGKTTKELSFASKPTIVMMVGLQGSGKTTTTGKIAKLVEKKYQKKPLLVACDIYRPAAIDQLKTIGKNLNLEVFERGTQNPVQTAQEAVTYAKEIKNDVILIDTAGRLHIDAELMQELKEIKNNITPDEILLVVDGMTGQDIINVATEFNQLLKLTGVVVTKLDGDARGGAALSITHLTKLPITFIGTGEGMSSLQIFYPDRMADRILGMGDVQTLVEKAKDVLDERDIKKTMNRMMMGQFDLQDLLNQMRQISKMGKMGGIMKLLPGMPKMSDEKIADAERKLKATEVLLSSMTVKERREPRLLKHLSRKNRILKGSGRTEKEYNELINQFEKTKKQVDEIARQIKSGRMPNIPGMGGLSGMGFN, from the coding sequence GTGATGATTGGAGACTTTTTAGCAAATCGATTGAAAAAATCAATTGAAAAAAATATGAAAAAATCAACTTTAACTAGTGATGCTATTAGTGAAACAATGCGGGAAATTAGATTGGCATTATTAGAAGCGGATGTTAATAATGAAGTGGTAAAAGATTTTATTAAGGCAGTAGAAACAAAAGCCCGCGGAGAATATATTTCCGATGGTTTGAATGCATCACAGATGATGGTTAAAATTGTTCATGAAGAATTGGTTAATATTTTTGGGAAAACAACGAAGGAATTATCTTTTGCTTCAAAACCAACAATTGTTATGATGGTTGGATTACAAGGGAGTGGGAAAACGACAACCACTGGTAAAATTGCCAAATTAGTGGAAAAAAAATATCAAAAAAAACCATTATTGGTAGCTTGTGATATTTATCGTCCCGCAGCAATTGATCAGTTAAAAACAATTGGAAAGAATCTAAATCTTGAAGTATTTGAACGAGGAACACAAAATCCCGTTCAAACAGCGCAAGAAGCAGTTACTTATGCAAAAGAAATTAAAAATGATGTTATTTTAATTGATACTGCTGGTCGTTTGCATATTGATGCGGAATTAATGCAAGAATTAAAAGAAATTAAAAATAATATTACTCCTGATGAAATCTTACTTGTTGTTGATGGAATGACAGGACAAGATATTATTAATGTTGCAACAGAATTTAATCAATTGTTAAAGTTAACCGGAGTTGTTGTTACTAAGTTAGATGGTGATGCTCGTGGGGGAGCAGCATTATCAATTACTCATTTAACCAAATTGCCAATTACTTTTATTGGGACTGGAGAGGGAATGAGTAGTTTACAAATTTTTTATCCCGACCGAATGGCAGATCGAATTTTGGGAATGGGAGATGTTCAAACTCTAGTTGAAAAGGCAAAAGATGTTTTAGATGAACGTGATATTAAAAAAACAATGAATCGAATGATGATGGGACAATTTGATTTACAAGATTTGTTAAATCAAATGCGACAAATCTCAAAAATGGGAAAAATGGGTGGAATTATGAAATTATTGCCTGGAATGCCAAAAATGAGTGATGAAAAAATTGCTGATGCAGAACGTAAATTAAAAGCAACAGAAGTCTTATTATCTTCAATGACAGTTAAAGAACGTCGTGAACCGCGGTTGTTAAAACACTTATCACGAAAAAATCGGATTTTAAAAGGTTCGGGGCGGACAGAAAAAGAATATAATGAGTTAATTAATCAATTTGAAAAAACAAAAAAACAAGTTGATGAGATTGCTCGCCAAATTAAATCTGGTCGTATGCCAAACATTCCGGGAATGGGTGGTTTAAGCGGAATGGGTTTTAATTAA